The Thermostichus vulcanus str. 'Rupite' genomic interval TCTCGCCAAGCCTTCTGGGCTAAGGGAGAAACGTCTGGACATGTGCAATGGGTGAAACAAATCCGTTACGACTGCGACAGCGATGCTCTTTTGATCACAGTAGAACAAGTGGGGGATGTAGCCTGTCATACCGGGGCGCGCAGCTGCTTCTTTCGGCCCTTGCTGAAAAGCGCAAGTCACGTTCCTCTCGCAGCTGATACGCTTTCCCAAGTGTTTGCCGTGATCAAAGCCCGTCAGGCGGATCCCAGCCCCAACTCCTACACCAGCAGCTTGCTGGCCAAAGGAGACAATGCCATCCTCAAAAAGCTCGGTGAGGAAACCGCCGAAGTGGTGATGGCCGTCAAAGATCAAGAGCCGACAGCCATTGCCAGTGAGGTTGCCGACCTCTGGTACCACTGTCTGGTGGCTCTCGCACATCATCAGGTGGATATCAAAGATGTCTATCGCCAGCTCCAAGCCCGTCGTTCCGGCAAGTGATTGTCAGGATTGCGATGGAGCCTCTGAACAGCCGCAACTCGCCAAAGTCCAGCAGGACTTCGTCCCACTAACGCGACTGGATTTACAAGCCACACGGCGTGGACAGGTGGATCTGGAAACGGATCGAGAAACCCTGGCGCACTACTTGCGCGGCCATTCTCAGTGGATCCAGCACTGCTTCCGGCCCCTGCGGGTGGAGGCTTTGTCGGCAGATAGCTACAAGCTGGAGTTTTTTCGCATTGGCGGTTTGGGCTTCGAGCTAGAGCCTTGTTTTGGGGTCAAAATTTGGCCTGACGAGAATGATGTGTTTCGTCTCACCTCGATCGAGCTGCCTGGTGATGCCGCTCTGCCCTACCACGTGGATTGTCGAGCCGCGTTTCGATTGGAGGAATTGAGTGGATCTCCAGATCTTCCACCGCTCACCCGTGTTCACTGGGATCTGCACCTGGACATCTGGCTCACTTTGCCTGGGTTTTTACAGGTACTGCCCCACAAATTGGTGCGGCGGGTGGCCAACCAGGTGGTACAACAGGTAACCCGCAGCATGAGTGACCGTCTTACCCACAATGTCTGTTCCGATTTTTATCACTCGATCGATCGGCCTGGGCATCGCTACCGTTTGGTTTCTGTGGGTTGATGGGATTAAATGTGATAGCCTAAGTCTCAAATCAGTTGCCGCTAATGCTGTGTATGGTGCTACACGCTGCTTGCGCAACCAAGTTGGCGAAGCAGAGTTCTTTGGGCTTGTGAGCCTCGACCGGCAACAGGTGATGGAGTTCACCGGAACCGCCTCAGATTTTCGGGTTTTACCTTCATCAAGAGGCTGATAACTCCTACGCTTCTGGGCTTGTCCA includes:
- the hisIE gene encoding bifunctional phosphoribosyl-AMP cyclohydrolase/phosphoribosyl-ATP diphosphatase HisIE, whose translation is PAIVQDYLDGTVLMLAWMNRGSLQKTLETGRTWFWSRSRQAFWAKGETSGHVQWVKQIRYDCDSDALLITVEQVGDVACHTGARSCFFRPLLKSASHVPLAADTLSQVFAVIKARQADPSPNSYTSSLLAKGDNAILKKLGEETAEVVMAVKDQEPTAIASEVADLWYHCLVALAHHQVDIKDVYRQLQARRSGK
- a CDS encoding DUF1997 domain-containing protein; this encodes MSIASSKPVVPASDCQDCDGASEQPQLAKVQQDFVPLTRLDLQATRRGQVDLETDRETLAHYLRGHSQWIQHCFRPLRVEALSADSYKLEFFRIGGLGFELEPCFGVKIWPDENDVFRLTSIELPGDAALPYHVDCRAAFRLEELSGSPDLPPLTRVHWDLHLDIWLTLPGFLQVLPHKLVRRVANQVVQQVTRSMSDRLTHNVCSDFYHSIDRPGHRYRLVSVG